The Cylindrospermopsis curvispora GIHE-G1 genome contains a region encoding:
- a CDS encoding APC family permease: protein MSLYSQIKKFLIGKSLPTSAHTEERLSNAAALAVLSSDALSSVAYATEEILLVLVAAGSGALGFSLPISIGIVALLAIVILSYRQTVRAYPQGGGSYIVAKENIGLYAGLVAGSSLMIDYILTVTVSISAGTAALTSAIPILRGHTVLLCLIFIFLLNLANLRGVKESGRIFMIPTYAFIGSIFLLIMVGLFKQLSGEVSTSYPTIAISQELSLFFVLRAFAAGCTALTGVEAISDGVLAFKPPEWKNARLTLLYLGIVLSSMFAGITFLANSYHLVPESGQTLLSLLGREVFGDSVIYYFLQIVTLLVLLLAANTSYADFPRLCYFLSKDGFLPRQLSLLGDRLVYSNGIVLLSVCAAILVVIFKGQVNAVIPLYAVGVFTSFTLSQAGMVRHWFQEKTPGWQASAVMNGIGAITTLIVLLVIVYTKFLFGAWLVVVAIPIFINLFLAIAKHYRHVAESLSVQDVVPCSYVARLKSEVVSHPAVIVVGQLNRGTIEALDYARIIADKIVAIHVDIGSTDRKTLEEKWQKLESDIPLYIIDSPYRSVIDPVVKFVSEFEEQYPNMFTTVIIPSFVTRNWWDAILHNQTTLFLKVALRAEKSRIVTSVNYFL, encoded by the coding sequence ATGTCATTATACTCCCAAATTAAAAAGTTTTTAATTGGTAAATCCTTACCCACCAGCGCCCACACAGAAGAGAGACTAAGCAATGCTGCTGCATTAGCAGTTCTTTCCTCAGATGCGCTCTCTTCAGTTGCTTATGCAACCGAAGAAATTTTATTGGTTTTAGTAGCTGCTGGTAGTGGTGCCCTAGGATTTTCCCTACCCATTAGCATTGGTATTGTTGCACTCCTAGCAATAGTTATCCTCTCCTATCGTCAAACCGTCCGAGCTTATCCTCAGGGAGGTGGTTCTTACATTGTTGCTAAAGAAAACATAGGTTTATATGCTGGTTTGGTAGCAGGCAGTTCCTTAATGATTGACTACATTCTGACTGTTACAGTTAGCATATCTGCTGGTACAGCAGCTCTAACATCGGCGATACCAATCCTGAGAGGTCACACAGTTCTTTTGTGCTTAATCTTCATATTTCTATTGAACCTAGCAAATTTAAGGGGAGTTAAGGAATCAGGAAGGATATTTATGATTCCCACCTACGCCTTTATTGGCAGCATTTTTTTGCTGATTATGGTGGGGTTATTTAAACAATTAAGCGGTGAGGTTTCCACATCATATCCTACCATTGCCATCAGTCAAGAATTAAGTTTATTCTTTGTTCTACGGGCCTTTGCAGCTGGTTGTACCGCACTAACAGGTGTAGAAGCAATTTCCGATGGGGTATTAGCATTTAAACCTCCAGAATGGAAAAATGCCCGTTTAACCCTCTTATATTTGGGAATTGTTCTGAGTTCAATGTTTGCAGGAATTACATTTTTAGCCAATTCCTATCATCTTGTTCCCGAATCAGGACAAACCTTACTTTCCCTATTGGGGAGAGAAGTTTTTGGTGATAGTGTCATTTATTATTTTCTACAAATTGTCACCCTATTAGTTTTATTATTAGCTGCAAATACCAGTTATGCCGATTTTCCCAGACTGTGTTACTTCCTTTCCAAGGATGGATTTTTACCTCGTCAATTATCATTACTGGGAGACCGACTGGTCTACTCCAATGGCATTGTTCTTCTGAGTGTTTGTGCAGCCATTTTAGTTGTCATCTTCAAGGGTCAAGTCAACGCTGTTATTCCTCTTTACGCAGTTGGTGTATTTACTTCCTTTACCCTATCCCAAGCAGGAATGGTGCGTCATTGGTTTCAAGAAAAAACCCCAGGTTGGCAGGCCAGTGCGGTCATGAATGGCATAGGTGCAATTACTACATTAATTGTTTTGTTGGTAATAGTTTACACTAAGTTTTTGTTTGGTGCTTGGCTAGTAGTAGTAGCCATTCCCATATTCATAAATTTGTTTTTAGCCATTGCTAAACATTATAGGCATGTAGCTGAAAGTCTTAGTGTTCAAGATGTGGTACCTTGTAGTTACGTGGCTAGACTTAAATCGGAAGTGGTTAGTCATCCTGCGGTGATAGTAGTTGGTCAACTAAATCGGGGAACAATAGAAGCTTTGGATTATGCACGCATAATTGCTGATAAAATTGTTGCCATACATGTGGATATTGGTTCTACAGACAGGAAAACATTGGAGGAAAAATGGCAAAAATTAGAGTCTGATATTCCTCTGTATATTATTGACTCCCCCTATCGTTCTGTCATCGATCCGGTTGTTAAGTTTGTGAGTGAGTTTGAGGAACAGTATCCAAATATGTTTACCACCGTTATTATTCCATCCTTTGTTACCCGCAATTGGTGGGATGCAATTTTACACAATCAAACTACTTTATTTTTGAAGGTTGCTTTACGGGCTGAAAAAAGCCGAATTGTCACCAGTGTCAATTATTTTTTGTGA
- the cysH gene encoding phosphoadenosine phosphosulfate reductase translates to MTVATAFDLESLNEQFETATPTEILAWSVENIPTGLVQTSAFNVDDLIITHILYEVLDHPTPVIFLDTLHHFEQTLDLVAKAKTVYGLDLKTYKVPNVYSREEFAAKYGEALWDTDISKFHQITKIEPLQRGLDELNTVAWITGRRRDQAVTRANMPVFELDNQGRLKINPLATWTRKESWEYVAEYKVIYNPLHDQGYPSIGDEPITTRVADGEDERAGRWRGTGKTECGIHI, encoded by the coding sequence ATGACAGTTGCAACAGCCTTTGACTTAGAAAGTTTAAATGAACAATTTGAAACCGCCACTCCCACGGAAATTCTGGCATGGTCGGTGGAAAACATACCTACGGGTTTAGTCCAAACCAGTGCTTTCAATGTTGATGACTTGATTATTACCCATATTCTTTATGAAGTACTGGATCACCCAACACCAGTGATTTTCCTTGATACCCTTCATCACTTTGAACAAACTTTAGACTTGGTTGCTAAAGCTAAAACAGTTTATGGCTTAGACTTAAAGACCTATAAAGTACCCAATGTCTATAGTCGTGAGGAATTTGCCGCTAAGTATGGAGAGGCGTTGTGGGATACTGATATTAGTAAATTTCATCAAATTACTAAAATTGAACCTTTGCAGCGTGGATTGGATGAATTAAATACAGTAGCTTGGATTACTGGTCGTCGTCGGGATCAGGCGGTTACCCGTGCGAATATGCCCGTGTTTGAGTTGGACAATCAAGGGCGCTTAAAAATTAATCCCTTGGCTACCTGGACAAGAAAAGAAAGCTGGGAGTATGTAGCTGAATACAAGGTAATTTATAATCCCCTACATGATCAAGGATACCCGAGTATTGGTGATGAGCCAATTACTACCAGAGTAGCTGATGGAGAAGATGAAAGAGCTGGACGTTGGCGCGGTACTGGGAAGACTGAGTGTGGTATTCACATTTAA
- the psb30 gene encoding photosystem II reaction center protein Ycf12/Psb30: MEALANINWEVVFQLTCVALIVLAGPAVIFVLAFRNGDL, encoded by the coding sequence ATGGAAGCTCTAGCTAATATCAACTGGGAAGTCGTGTTTCAATTGACTTGTGTAGCATTAATTGTCCTTGCTGGACCCGCTGTAATTTTTGTACTTGCTTTTCGTAACGGGGATCTTTAA
- a CDS encoding LabA-like NYN domain-containing protein: MLNNLENDSIFTPEQVLENRGRVAIFIDGSNLFYAALQLGIEIDYTKLLCRLTGGSRLLRAFFYTGVDRTNEKQQGFLLWMRRNGYRVIAKDLVQLPDGSKKANLDVEIAVDMMALVDSYDTAVLVSGDGDLAYAVNSVSYRGVRVEVVSLRSMTSDSLINVSDRYIDLEAIREDIQKTPRQGYPYRPLSSMGFLDDHQDSEGHLQIPE, from the coding sequence ATGTTGAATAATTTGGAAAATGACTCGATTTTTACGCCAGAACAGGTTTTGGAAAATCGGGGTCGAGTGGCAATATTTATTGATGGCTCAAATTTATTTTATGCAGCTTTGCAATTAGGTATCGAAATTGATTACACTAAACTATTATGTCGGTTAACTGGTGGATCAAGGCTATTACGGGCTTTTTTCTATACTGGTGTAGACCGGACTAATGAGAAGCAACAGGGATTTTTGTTGTGGATGCGTCGCAATGGTTATCGAGTCATAGCTAAGGATTTGGTACAATTGCCAGACGGTTCCAAGAAAGCTAACCTAGATGTGGAGATAGCTGTGGATATGATGGCTTTAGTGGATTCCTATGACACCGCAGTTTTGGTCAGCGGTGATGGCGATTTGGCCTATGCTGTTAACTCGGTCAGTTATCGTGGCGTCAGGGTGGAAGTTGTTAGTCTACGCTCCATGACCAGTGACAGCTTAATTAATGTGAGCGATCGCTATATTGATTTGGAAGCGATTAGGGAGGATATCCAAAAGACACCTCGTCAGGGTTATCCCTATAGGCCATTATCCAGTATGGGATTCTTGGACGACCATCAAGATAGTGAAGGACATTTACAGATTCCAGAATAA
- a CDS encoding TMEM165/GDT1 family protein — protein sequence MDWNLLGISFITVFLSELGDKSQLAAIALSGQGQSRKAIFFGTAAALVFTSLLGVLAGGAVAQLLPTRILKTIAAIGFAVLAIRLLLPENEDDRAS from the coding sequence ATGGATTGGAATCTTCTGGGAATTAGCTTTATTACCGTGTTTCTTTCCGAACTGGGTGATAAGAGTCAACTAGCGGCGATCGCATTGTCTGGTCAAGGACAATCTAGAAAGGCTATATTTTTTGGCACCGCAGCTGCGCTGGTGTTCACTAGTTTGCTGGGTGTGTTAGCTGGAGGAGCGGTGGCACAATTATTGCCCACTAGAATTTTAAAGACAATTGCAGCTATTGGTTTTGCTGTTTTGGCCATTCGTCTTTTACTACCTGAGAATGAAGACGATCGCGCTTCCTAA
- a CDS encoding IS607 family transposase produces the protein MEEKLMTIKQVCTALNVSIQTLRLWDESGKLSAIRTVGNHRRYKQSDIYKLIGIDKPSEEVEESVALYSRVSSGEQKTKGDLDRQNTRLTEYAAKKKYKVNYIFTEVGSGMNDSRAELHQLMKLAIERRITKVVIEHKDRLIRFNFNILKMFFESHNVEVEYVEEVLPKSYEAELIEDMLSLMASFSAKTYGERSAERRRNK, from the coding sequence ATGGAAGAAAAACTAATGACAATAAAACAGGTTTGTACTGCGCTTAATGTCAGCATTCAAACGCTTAGGCTGTGGGACGAGTCAGGTAAGTTATCAGCAATTCGGACTGTTGGAAATCATAGAAGATATAAACAGTCCGATATTTATAAACTTATAGGTATTGATAAACCATCTGAGGAAGTAGAAGAGTCAGTGGCTCTTTACTCTCGCGTCTCAAGTGGTGAACAAAAGACTAAAGGTGATTTAGATAGACAAAATACTAGACTTACAGAATACGCAGCTAAGAAAAAGTATAAAGTTAATTACATATTTACTGAAGTTGGTTCTGGGATGAATGATTCTAGAGCTGAGTTACATCAGTTAATGAAATTAGCCATAGAAAGGAGGATTACTAAAGTAGTTATAGAACATAAAGACCGTCTAATCAGATTTAACTTCAATATATTAAAAATGTTCTTTGAGTCACATAACGTTGAAGTTGAATATGTAGAAGAAGTCTTACCTAAGTCTTATGAAGCAGAGCTAATAGAAGATATGTTATCTTTAATGGCTTCATTTAGTGCCAAGACTTATGGTGAACGTTCTGCTGAACGAAGGAGGAACAAATGA
- the recJ gene encoding single-stranded-DNA-specific exonuclease RecJ, with translation MSVNKKNIGLPYQRWHIAKQNEELAEKLASVNNVSPIIGQLLINRGMETPEIATRFINPECINLPSPLDEFPDLVPSVELLASAIRNHEKIAICGDYDADGMTSTALLLRSLGSLGANIDYAIPSRMHEGYGINKRIVEEFHSEGVSLILTVDNGIAAFEPIARAKELGLKVIITDHHDLPPQLPVADAILNPKLISLSSPYRGLAGVGVAYVLAVCLAQHLGKLTGLVQPMLDLFTLGTIADLAPLTGVNRRWIKRGLKSLYKSNLPGIQALIQVSGVQPSMGENQQVSKAQNSKSLKPEDIGFRLGPRINAVGRIGNPQIVIELLTTDDMGIALERAMQCEQINAERQKICEEIQGEAILLVEDLYAQNLHQDRVLVVVKDNWHHGVIGIVASRLVERYGVPVFIGTYENNNLVRGSARGIPEFNVFEALEFTRDLLYKYGGHKAAAGFSLPAANLENFRLRLSEFANQCLEVQHLKPLLRIDGQINLCQVNRDLFQQLNILHPCGIENPDPIFWTPQVRVVEQQMIGKGSIKLTLAQIIDNIRYEIRALAWRWGDYFPLPFTIDIAYKLRENNFNGANDIELELVGVRLPQQYHQSCNYSFDGN, from the coding sequence ATGAGTGTAAACAAAAAAAATATAGGGTTGCCATATCAACGCTGGCACATAGCAAAGCAAAATGAAGAATTAGCTGAAAAGTTAGCAAGTGTCAATAATGTTTCTCCTATTATAGGTCAGTTGTTAATTAATAGAGGTATGGAAACACCAGAAATAGCTACTAGATTTATCAATCCTGAATGTATAAATTTACCCTCTCCCTTGGACGAGTTCCCCGATTTAGTTCCTAGTGTGGAATTATTGGCAAGTGCTATTAGGAACCATGAGAAAATTGCTATCTGCGGCGATTATGATGCTGATGGCATGACTAGTACAGCCTTGCTGTTACGCAGTCTTGGATCTTTAGGTGCAAACATTGACTATGCTATTCCCAGTAGGATGCATGAGGGTTATGGAATCAATAAACGAATTGTGGAAGAATTTCACAGTGAAGGGGTCAGTTTAATTCTAACCGTAGATAATGGTATTGCTGCTTTTGAACCTATTGCAAGAGCAAAAGAGTTGGGTTTGAAAGTGATTATTACGGATCACCATGATTTACCTCCCCAATTACCAGTTGCTGATGCAATTCTTAACCCCAAATTAATATCTCTATCTTCTCCTTACAGAGGTCTTGCTGGTGTGGGTGTAGCCTATGTTTTAGCTGTATGTTTAGCTCAACATTTGGGAAAACTCACAGGTCTAGTTCAACCTATGTTGGATTTATTTACTTTGGGAACTATTGCTGATCTAGCTCCTTTAACTGGTGTTAATCGTCGTTGGATAAAACGGGGTTTAAAATCATTATATAAGTCTAACTTACCCGGTATTCAGGCTTTAATTCAAGTCTCTGGTGTACAACCGAGTATGGGAGAAAATCAGCAAGTATCTAAGGCACAAAATTCTAAGTCTTTAAAACCAGAAGATATTGGATTTCGTCTGGGACCAAGAATCAATGCTGTGGGTAGAATTGGCAATCCTCAAATTGTGATCGAATTACTAACTACGGATGATATGGGAATTGCTTTAGAACGAGCAATGCAATGTGAGCAAATAAATGCTGAACGTCAAAAAATCTGTGAGGAAATCCAAGGAGAGGCAATATTGTTGGTTGAAGATTTGTATGCACAAAATTTGCATCAAGACCGGGTTCTGGTGGTGGTCAAAGATAATTGGCATCATGGTGTAATTGGTATTGTCGCTTCTCGTCTGGTAGAACGTTATGGAGTTCCCGTCTTTATCGGTACTTACGAAAATAATAACCTGGTTCGTGGTTCTGCTCGAGGAATACCCGAATTCAATGTGTTTGAAGCTCTGGAGTTTACCAGGGATTTACTATATAAATATGGTGGGCACAAAGCAGCTGCTGGATTTTCTTTACCCGCAGCTAATCTAGAAAATTTCCGGTTGCGTTTATCAGAGTTTGCCAATCAATGTCTGGAAGTTCAACATCTCAAACCACTATTAAGAATAGATGGTCAAATCAATCTTTGTCAAGTCAATCGGGATTTATTCCAACAGTTGAATATTCTTCATCCCTGTGGAATTGAAAACCCTGACCCTATCTTTTGGACTCCCCAAGTACGAGTGGTAGAACAGCAAATGATTGGTAAGGGTAGTATTAAGTTGACTTTGGCTCAAATCATAGATAATATAAGATATGAAATTAGAGCTTTGGCTTGGCGATGGGGTGATTATTTCCCTTTACCCTTCACTATTGATATTGCTTATAAGTTGCGGGAAAATAACTTTAATGGTGCGAATGATATTGAGTTGGAATTAGTCGGTGTCAGGTTACCTCAACAGTATCATCAAAGCTGCAATTACAGCTTTGACGGAAACTAG
- the lptC gene encoding LPS export ABC transporter periplasmic protein LptC: MLNMPKNFSYLSVILLLLTGLFGCSGSSTISSVENNSNSDKLRSDSQLTFFDVSLEQFDQDGKPFWKVQARQAKYTKEKEIGQAKNPQGELYQDGKVVYTIKAETADIQQDGKQLVLKGKIVATDPRNGVVLEGNELEWRPQEDLLIVRNQFNGRHRQLKASAQEARVKTRQQQVEFTGQVFAVSNDPKLQIKTERLLWQVQSEKLVGDRPVEIQRYQNNKLTDRAQGKGIEVNLKTQITTLGPEAKLQLVNPPMEINSNAIAWDVNQEIVKSNVPVRVIHQGENITVSGNQAEMKLLEKTVYLTGDVKAIGQRNQFLKSERLTWYLERKLVEAQGKVIYRQMKPPLTFQGSTAIGNLATENITVKGGSFGRVVTEIIPQQVITPSP, encoded by the coding sequence ATGTTAAACATGCCTAAAAATTTCAGTTATTTGTCAGTGATTTTATTATTGTTAACAGGATTATTTGGTTGCTCGGGTTCATCTACTATTTCTTCAGTGGAGAATAATTCTAATTCTGATAAGTTGAGGAGTGATAGTCAGTTGACTTTTTTTGATGTTAGTCTGGAGCAATTTGACCAGGATGGTAAACCATTTTGGAAGGTGCAAGCTCGCCAGGCTAAGTACACCAAAGAAAAGGAAATTGGTCAAGCCAAAAATCCCCAGGGTGAACTATATCAAGATGGTAAAGTAGTTTATACAATTAAAGCAGAAACGGCGGATATTCAGCAAGATGGTAAACAACTTGTGCTCAAGGGTAAGATTGTGGCTACAGATCCTCGCAATGGGGTAGTGCTGGAAGGAAATGAATTAGAATGGCGACCCCAGGAAGATTTATTAATAGTCCGTAATCAGTTCAATGGTCGTCATCGTCAATTGAAAGCTAGCGCCCAGGAGGCTAGAGTCAAAACTCGTCAACAACAGGTGGAGTTTACAGGCCAGGTATTTGCCGTTTCTAATGACCCTAAATTACAAATCAAAACCGAACGCCTACTTTGGCAAGTTCAATCAGAAAAGTTAGTGGGCGATCGCCCTGTGGAAATTCAACGTTATCAAAACAATAAATTGACTGATCGCGCTCAAGGAAAGGGTATAGAGGTTAATTTGAAAACCCAAATTACCACCCTAGGACCGGAAGCTAAACTCCAGTTAGTTAATCCACCAATGGAAATTAATAGCAATGCGATCGCCTGGGATGTTAATCAAGAAATTGTCAAAAGTAATGTTCCCGTAAGGGTAATTCATCAAGGGGAGAATATAACAGTATCTGGCAATCAAGCGGAAATGAAATTGCTAGAGAAAACGGTTTATTTAACGGGTGATGTTAAGGCAATTGGGCAACGTAATCAATTTTTAAAATCAGAGCGACTCACTTGGTATTTAGAGCGCAAATTGGTGGAAGCTCAAGGAAAGGTCATTTATCGTCAGATGAAACCACCCCTGACTTTCCAAGGGTCAACCGCAATTGGCAATTTGGCAACGGAAAATATTACCGTTAAGGGTGGTAGTTTTGGTCGGGTGGTGACAGAAATTATTCCCCAGCAGGTTATTACCCCATCCCCATGA
- a CDS encoding TMEM165/GDT1 family protein, translating to MKNSVSTVKLDTLDLTITAPGDQSPPKTKKSDSVWVVFGTTFITIFLAEIGDKTQLSTLLMSAQSHAPWLVFLGAGAALVTTSLLGVLLGGFIASRLSPKTVEKSAGLVLLLVSSMLFWDVIHG from the coding sequence ATGAAAAACTCCGTTAGCACCGTGAAACTTGATACTTTAGATTTAACCATTACTGCACCTGGTGACCAATCACCACCCAAGACAAAAAAGTCTGACTCAGTTTGGGTAGTATTTGGGACAACCTTTATTACCATTTTTTTGGCGGAAATTGGTGATAAGACTCAATTATCAACATTATTAATGAGTGCCCAGTCCCATGCACCTTGGTTGGTATTCCTGGGAGCGGGAGCTGCTTTGGTCACCACTAGTTTACTGGGTGTACTGCTTGGTGGTTTTATTGCTAGTAGACTTAGTCCTAAAACGGTAGAAAAATCAGCAGGACTGGTATTATTGTTAGTTTCTTCGATGTTATTTTGGGATGTGATTCACGGTTAA
- the sbcD gene encoding exonuclease subunit SbcD, with product MIKVLHLSDIHIGSGFSHGRINPNTGLNTRLEDFVNTLSLCIDRALSEPVDMVIFGGDAFPDATPPPYVQEAFASQFRRLVDAHIPTVLLVGNHDLHSQGIGGASLNIYRTLGVPGFVVGDSLTTHHIQTPNGKVQVITLPWLTRSMLMTRKETTGMSMAEVNQLLIEKLQVVLEGEVRNLDPNLPTILLAHLMADNAMLGAERLLAVGKGFTLPASLLIRPCFDYVALGHIHCHQNLNKSNDPPVVYPGSIERVDFSEEKEQKGYVMVELEKGKANWQFCPLPARIFRTIEVDLSPSDNPQQTLLQAIAKHDLRGTVVRLVYKLRSEQLDVIENAVIHKALGDAHHYTIHPELVSQLARPRIPELNASSSMDPIEALKTYLNNREDLKDIATYMLEAAQELLGDDETMILVDR from the coding sequence ATGATCAAAGTTCTACACCTTTCAGATATTCATATAGGAAGCGGTTTTTCCCACGGACGTATTAACCCCAACACTGGATTAAACACCCGCTTGGAGGATTTTGTTAATACCCTATCTTTATGTATTGATCGGGCCCTGTCTGAACCAGTAGATATGGTTATATTTGGTGGTGATGCTTTTCCGGATGCTACCCCTCCACCCTACGTACAAGAAGCATTTGCCAGTCAGTTTCGTAGGTTAGTTGATGCCCATATTCCAACGGTTTTATTAGTTGGCAATCATGATTTACATTCTCAGGGTATAGGAGGAGCAAGTCTTAATATTTACCGAACTTTGGGAGTGCCTGGTTTTGTGGTGGGTGACAGTTTGACCACCCATCATATTCAAACCCCCAATGGTAAGGTACAAGTAATTACTCTACCTTGGTTGACTAGGTCTATGTTAATGACCCGCAAGGAAACTACGGGAATGTCTATGGCTGAGGTTAATCAACTTTTGATTGAAAAATTACAAGTGGTTTTAGAAGGAGAGGTGAGAAATTTAGACCCAAATCTGCCCACCATACTTTTAGCCCATTTGATGGCTGATAATGCTATGTTGGGTGCGGAACGTTTATTAGCTGTAGGTAAGGGTTTTACTCTGCCAGCTTCTTTACTTATTAGACCATGTTTTGATTATGTGGCATTAGGTCATATCCACTGCCATCAAAATCTGAATAAATCCAACGACCCACCTGTGGTTTATCCTGGTAGTATTGAGCGAGTGGATTTTAGTGAAGAAAAAGAACAAAAGGGTTATGTCATGGTAGAGTTGGAAAAAGGTAAGGCCAATTGGCAGTTTTGCCCACTACCTGCTCGCATTTTCCGCACCATCGAGGTGGATTTATCCCCCAGCGACAATCCTCAACAAACATTATTGCAGGCGATCGCCAAACATGACCTAAGAGGGACTGTGGTCAGACTAGTTTATAAACTGCGTTCGGAACAATTAGATGTAATAGAAAACGCTGTTATTCATAAGGCGCTGGGAGATGCACATCATTATACGATTCACCCAGAACTAGTGAGTCAACTAGCTAGACCTCGAATTCCCGAATTAAATGCTAGTAGTAGTATGGATCCCATAGAGGCATTAAAGACCTACTTAAATAATCGTGAAGATTTAAAAGATATTGCCACATATATGTTAGAAGCTGCACAAGAGTTATTAGGAGATGATGAGACTATGATTTTAGTAGATAGATAG
- a CDS encoding YkgJ family cysteine cluster protein, with protein MATWQCVKQCGACCHLDPSDRPHLSDYLSPAELSLYLRLVGEDGWCVNFDHQTRECNIYRDRPSFCRVESKTFEKMYGIKPEELNDFAIDCCHQQIDSVYGDRSLEMIRFNGTLGLEL; from the coding sequence ATGGCTACTTGGCAATGTGTTAAGCAGTGTGGTGCTTGCTGTCATCTTGACCCTAGCGATCGCCCCCATTTATCCGATTATCTCTCACCTGCTGAACTCTCACTCTATCTCCGTTTGGTAGGTGAGGATGGTTGGTGTGTTAATTTCGATCATCAAACACGAGAATGTAATATTTATAGGGATCGTCCTTCATTTTGTCGGGTAGAGTCTAAAACCTTTGAAAAGATGTATGGTATCAAACCAGAGGAATTAAATGACTTCGCTATTGACTGTTGTCATCAACAAATAGATTCTGTATATGGCGATCGCAGTTTAGAAATGATTCGATTTAATGGGACCCTAGGTCTTGAGTTGTGA